The following proteins come from a genomic window of Candidatus Neomarinimicrobiota bacterium:
- a CDS encoding cytochrome C, producing the protein MIGFFIIGLNDPNFRAIVLKPDNVPISGLIFLLFFFTWLSMRQAYRNDERMLAGEKPDEYYDPPNDKVLVWPDLVYVEFIALILFSAFLMVWSIGLPAPIEEPANPTESPNPAKAPWYFLGLQELLVYFDPWLAGVLFPSLIIVGLMAIPFLDRNPEGSGYYSYKNRKFSIAMFMFGWLILWNMLIIVGTFLRGPNWNFFGPFEYWDIHKLAPLTNINLSEFVYVKWLHSALPENILLREIWGFAVLGIYFLILPPLLAKTLLKRFYNDLGSFRYSIFVILLLTTIMLPVKMYLRWIFNLKYIIAIPEYFFNI; encoded by the coding sequence ATGATTGGATTTTTTATCATTGGATTAAATGATCCTAATTTTCGAGCGATTGTTTTAAAACCTGATAATGTACCGATATCAGGTCTCATTTTTCTTTTATTTTTCTTTACCTGGCTTTCTATGCGACAAGCGTATCGAAATGACGAAAGAATGTTAGCCGGTGAGAAACCGGATGAATATTATGATCCGCCTAATGATAAAGTATTGGTATGGCCGGATTTGGTTTATGTAGAATTTATTGCTCTGATTCTGTTTTCAGCATTTTTGATGGTTTGGTCTATCGGATTACCGGCACCTATCGAAGAACCTGCGAATCCAACGGAATCACCCAATCCCGCTAAAGCACCCTGGTATTTTTTGGGTCTACAGGAATTGCTCGTATATTTTGATCCGTGGCTTGCAGGTGTATTGTTCCCGTCATTAATTATAGTCGGTTTAATGGCGATTCCATTTTTGGATAGAAATCCTGAAGGATCGGGATATTATAGTTATAAAAATAGAAAATTTTCGATTGCAATGTTCATGTTTGGTTGGTTGATTTTGTGGAATATGCTAATTATTGTCGGCACTTTTTTACGCGGTCCCAATTGGAATTTCTTTGGTCCGTTTGAATATTGGGATATTCATAAACTGGCACCCCTAACCAATATTAATTTATCCGAATTTGTATATGTGAAATGGCTTCATTCCGCATTGCCGGAAAATATACTACTTCGTGAAATATGGGGATTTGCTGTTTTGGGAATCTATTTCCTAATTTTACCTCCGCTGTTAGCAAAGACACTCTTAAAACGATTTTACAATGATTTGGGATCTTTTCGATATTCAATTTTCGTAATTCTCCTCCTTACCACAATTATGCTACCCGTTAAGATGTATTTAAGATGGATTTTCAATCTCAAATACATTATTGCAATTCCTGAGTATTTTTTCAATATCTGA
- a CDS encoding DUF4405 domain-containing protein translates to MAENKKKPFLERAKETPVWKSIFRGGGVPKSRRQRMMAVLNSVFLHLHPVRLPKHAVKLKFTWCMGGLSFFIFLILTISGILLMFYYRPTIEYAYTDIIDLGEQVPFGIMREVHRWGAHAMVITVWLHMFRVFMTGSYKPPREFNWAVGVILLLLTLLLSFTGYLLPWDQLAIWAITVGSNMARATPFLGHEGPGAAMLAIGDINFVTMASDVRFALIGGRFMGEAALLRFYVLHCIGLPFIIMIFMAVHFWRVRKDGGISTPV, encoded by the coding sequence ATGGCTGAAAACAAAAAGAAACCTTTTTTAGAAAGGGCAAAAGAAACTCCGGTATGGAAATCAATTTTCCGCGGAGGTGGTGTTCCAAAAAGTCGCCGTCAGCGAATGATGGCAGTGCTGAATTCAGTATTTCTTCATCTTCATCCGGTTCGTCTTCCCAAACATGCAGTAAAGCTAAAGTTTACTTGGTGCATGGGTGGTCTATCTTTTTTCATATTCCTAATTTTGACAATTTCTGGAATTTTACTCATGTTTTATTATAGACCGACAATTGAATATGCATATACGGATATTATTGATCTTGGCGAACAAGTTCCTTTCGGAATTATGCGCGAAGTACATCGTTGGGGCGCACATGCTATGGTGATAACGGTTTGGCTGCATATGTTCCGTGTGTTTATGACAGGTTCATACAAACCGCCGAGAGAATTTAATTGGGCGGTTGGGGTAATTTTATTGCTATTAACATTGTTGCTTAGTTTTACCGGTTATCTATTGCCATGGGATCAGCTGGCAATTTGGGCGATTACGGTTGGATCTAATATGGCGCGGGCAACACCTTTTCTTGGGCACGAAGGTCCGGGCGCAGCCATGCTGGCAATCGGTGATATTAATTTTGTTACCATGGCTAGTGATGTCAGATTTGCTCTTATCGGTGGACGATTTATGGGCGAAGCGGCATTGTTAAGATTTTATGTTCTCCACTGTATCGGCCTTCCATTTATTATCATGATATTTATGGCAGTACATTTTTGGCGCGTTAGAAAGGATGGGGGAATTTCCACTCCTGTGTAG
- a CDS encoding ubiquinol-cytochrome c reductase iron-sulfur subunit, translating into MVDIEKKTVTKDPGRRPPAALEHSKESKDVTRRSFFSWLSFGWLAFVAATGGFFTMMLRFFFPNVLFEPEQTFRAGFPDDYVKGDVDLRWKDKYGVWMVRNDEGIYALSTVCTHLGCTPNWLPNERKFKCPCHGSGFQASGINFEGPAPRPLERYRIVLADDGQIIVDKTRKFQQEKGQWSDPEALLKV; encoded by the coding sequence ATGGTAGATATTGAAAAGAAAACCGTCACAAAAGATCCCGGTCGAAGACCACCGGCTGCACTAGAACATTCAAAAGAATCCAAAGACGTAACTAGGAGATCCTTTTTTTCCTGGCTTTCTTTCGGCTGGTTGGCATTTGTTGCAGCAACGGGTGGCTTTTTTACCATGATGCTTCGATTCTTTTTTCCTAATGTTCTGTTTGAGCCGGAGCAAACCTTTCGAGCTGGGTTCCCGGATGATTATGTCAAGGGCGATGTTGATTTACGGTGGAAAGATAAATATGGCGTGTGGATGGTACGGAATGACGAAGGGATTTATGCTCTTTCAACTGTGTGCACACATTTAGGTTGCACGCCAAATTGGCTCCCCAATGAACGCAAATTTAAGTGTCCCTGCCATGGTAGCGGATTTCAGGCTTCTGGAATTAATTTTGAAGGACCCGCTCCCCGTCCACTTGAACGATATAGAATTGTATTGGCAGATGACGGGCAAATTATTGTAGATAAAACACGAAAGTTTCAACAGGAAAAAGGACAATGGTCTGATCCTGAGGCATTATTAAAGGTATAA
- a CDS encoding c-type cytochrome, with protein sequence MHQSQERHYNILKLNKWFAISSLLFTFVWLLVFANDFNRQWKPYQKTFRKLEIEKIRLDLSAAEKELASNEKYDLVSSELQDAENELSSNEDKLNSFQITIDTLKAEQYRMNQLYQFSKALYDAQKYTVEQAMFGHGEKQVEAAKLNRLKEETLTFKMDLESIESYLETEEESVKKIQSNVKKAKDRVGRVKRSKVLLERRLKKTDPEAMSFANKIGNVVRDLPILDFINPYYEVKQVVVKDLKDDLIFLDVPKVDRCVTCHLGIDKPGFEDAQQPYTTHPDLEKYIAPNSAHPMKEFGCTTCHMGRGRGTDFISSVHYPDSEEQKKEWEEKYHWHKLHHWSEPMLPMSLVEASCYKCHSGTMPVKGAPKLSLGLAIVEKGGCFGCHQIDRWEETPKSGPGLKKIASKTTKDFAYKWIYAPREFRHDTWMPHFFKQINSNNEESIKRTNQEIHAIVTFLFNQSESYKMDRVSTGNIENGRMLVNSLGCKGCHRMEEDSESEWETSFNSMRRQQGPNLIHLGSKTSQRWVYNWIRNPQGYHPESKMPNLRLNKQEAADISAFLVSNRNEEFDSQIIPDLNEGELNKIVKSFLEQTRRKKEVDSVLDTMDINHKLNFAGEKLVSHYGCFGCHDISGFENAKPIGTPLSIEGSKLITKLDFGYLHDEIDHTKWDWFRLKLDNPRIYDMIPQGEQNYEMKVKRPLEKMRMPHFGLNEDELDAIVTVIMGWVDDELPADKLPPRTTRNMVVEEGERLLQTYNCKGCHNIDGDGGAILSTVAEWLEEVGGTESAEDANLVQSFGPPILNSEGKKVQPTWLYNFFKNPIMIRPNLQVRMPSFNMISNNDWNKMIKYFQYKDDQMLAYENPHKVNRNSTKYKAGKVIQELGACNNCHFYGSKKPKQAALTWAPNLALTKERLRPGWVVDWLRDPQAIMPGTKMPAPYLPVDEPTEDVRSNWGKDVAKLHPDSEILLNALRDYLWGLEGRKDVSSIVKKHLKVEGYGFIVEDEEDEDW encoded by the coding sequence ATGCATCAATCTCAAGAACGTCATTACAATATTCTAAAGTTGAACAAATGGTTCGCTATTTCAAGCTTACTGTTCACCTTTGTTTGGTTATTGGTGTTTGCGAATGACTTTAATCGCCAATGGAAACCATACCAAAAAACTTTCCGAAAATTAGAAATAGAAAAAATTCGATTGGATCTTAGTGCTGCTGAAAAAGAATTGGCTTCTAACGAGAAATATGATCTTGTTTCTTCAGAGCTTCAAGATGCTGAGAATGAATTGTCTTCCAATGAGGATAAACTTAATTCATTTCAAATCACTATTGACACGTTAAAAGCTGAACAGTATCGCATGAATCAGCTTTATCAATTTTCAAAAGCACTCTACGATGCTCAGAAATATACTGTTGAGCAGGCAATGTTTGGTCATGGAGAGAAACAAGTCGAGGCTGCGAAGTTGAATCGGTTAAAAGAGGAAACTCTAACCTTTAAAATGGATTTGGAATCCATAGAATCGTATCTCGAAACAGAAGAAGAATCCGTAAAGAAAATTCAGTCAAATGTTAAAAAGGCCAAAGATCGAGTTGGGCGAGTTAAACGGTCTAAAGTTCTCCTAGAACGTAGATTGAAAAAAACTGATCCGGAAGCGATGTCATTTGCCAATAAAATTGGGAATGTGGTGCGCGATTTACCAATCCTTGATTTCATTAACCCGTATTACGAAGTGAAACAAGTTGTGGTAAAGGATTTAAAAGATGACCTTATTTTCTTGGATGTCCCGAAGGTTGATCGATGTGTGACGTGTCATCTTGGAATTGATAAACCCGGATTTGAGGATGCACAACAACCCTATACAACTCATCCGGATTTAGAAAAATATATAGCACCAAATTCTGCACATCCGATGAAGGAATTTGGTTGCACAACCTGCCATATGGGGCGTGGACGTGGTACCGATTTTATTTCAAGTGTACATTATCCCGATTCTGAAGAACAGAAGAAAGAATGGGAAGAAAAATATCATTGGCACAAACTTCACCATTGGAGTGAGCCAATGCTGCCAATGAGCCTAGTGGAAGCATCGTGTTATAAATGTCATAGTGGAACCATGCCTGTAAAGGGGGCGCCGAAATTAAGTCTTGGACTCGCCATCGTAGAAAAAGGTGGCTGTTTTGGTTGCCATCAGATAGATCGTTGGGAAGAAACTCCAAAATCTGGTCCCGGACTAAAAAAGATTGCGTCTAAGACAACCAAAGATTTTGCATATAAGTGGATTTATGCTCCACGGGAATTCCGCCACGACACATGGATGCCGCATTTTTTCAAACAAATTAATTCCAATAATGAAGAATCGATCAAACGTACAAATCAGGAAATCCATGCTATTGTGACATTTCTGTTTAATCAGAGCGAATCATACAAAATGGATCGAGTATCGACGGGGAATATAGAAAACGGCAGAATGTTGGTGAATTCTCTCGGTTGTAAAGGATGCCATCGCATGGAAGAAGATTCTGAAAGCGAGTGGGAAACTTCCTTTAATTCAATGCGCCGCCAACAAGGTCCCAATCTAATTCATTTAGGATCCAAGACTTCCCAGCGTTGGGTTTACAATTGGATTAGAAATCCCCAAGGATATCATCCTGAATCCAAAATGCCGAATCTTCGTTTAAATAAACAAGAAGCAGCTGATATATCTGCCTTTTTAGTGTCCAATCGGAATGAAGAATTTGATAGTCAAATTATTCCAGATTTAAATGAAGGCGAACTAAATAAAATTGTAAAATCGTTCCTAGAACAAACTAGGCGTAAAAAAGAGGTGGATTCTGTTCTTGATACAATGGATATCAATCATAAACTAAATTTTGCGGGAGAAAAGTTGGTAAGTCATTATGGTTGTTTTGGATGTCATGATATTAGCGGGTTTGAAAATGCGAAACCAATTGGCACTCCACTTTCTATCGAGGGAAGTAAATTAATTACCAAACTAGATTTTGGTTATTTGCATGATGAAATTGATCACACAAAATGGGATTGGTTTCGTTTGAAATTAGATAATCCCCGTATTTATGATATGATTCCGCAAGGAGAACAGAATTATGAAATGAAAGTGAAGCGTCCGTTGGAAAAAATGCGTATGCCTCATTTTGGATTAAATGAAGACGAACTTGATGCAATTGTTACGGTTATTATGGGGTGGGTTGATGACGAACTTCCCGCTGATAAACTACCTCCCAGAACAACGCGTAATATGGTGGTTGAGGAGGGTGAACGTCTTCTCCAAACGTATAATTGCAAAGGGTGTCATAATATTGATGGAGATGGTGGCGCTATATTATCGACTGTCGCTGAATGGTTGGAAGAAGTTGGAGGCACAGAATCTGCGGAAGACGCAAACCTAGTCCAATCTTTTGGTCCACCAATTTTAAATTCTGAAGGGAAAAAAGTTCAACCTACTTGGTTATATAATTTTTTCAAGAATCCAATCATGATTCGACCGAATTTACAGGTTCGAATGCCCAGTTTTAATATGATATCCAATAATGATTGGAATAAAATGATAAAGTATTTTCAGTATAAAGATGACCAAATGTTGGCGTATGAAAATCCTCATAAGGTTAATAGAAATTCAACAAAGTATAAAGCAGGAAAAGTAATTCAGGAATTAGGCGCCTGTAATAATTGTCATTTTTATGGATCTAAAAAACCAAAACAGGCGGCGCTAACATGGGCTCCAAATCTGGCGTTGACCAAAGAGAGATTACGTCCCGGATGGGTTGTAGATTGGTTACGAGATCCACAGGCTATCATGCCCGGAACCAAAATGCCGGCACCGTATCTTCCGGTTGATGAACCCACTGAAGATGTGCGGTCTAATTGGGGGAAAGATGTTGCCAAATTGCATCCGGATAGCGAGATATTACTCAATGCACTTAGAGATTATCTTTGGGGCTTAGAAGGACGTAAGGATGTTTCATCCATTGTAAAGAAACATTTGAAAGTAGAAGGGTACGGATTTATTGTAGAGGACGAAGAGGATGAGGATTGGTAG
- a CDS encoding phenylalanine-4-hydroxylase, with the protein MDTWNTVLSMHEKTRSQQVVDVFHSGLATLNISAEKIPQLFDINRQLEKSSGFNGVYVSGLENGESFYSLLAKRLFPIGNFIRDKGDLSYTPEPDMIHDLYGHIPFLIDREYADFCQKIGEVACMFIDNEKKFHQFERFFWFTIEFGLIKTDDGPRAFGAGIASSIGECDFALSGGPEVIDFDIELMINQEFRIDEMQNKLFILDNKEQLYGCVEELVQKVNT; encoded by the coding sequence ATGGATACATGGAATACTGTTTTATCTATGCATGAAAAAACCCGAAGTCAACAAGTTGTAGATGTGTTCCATAGCGGGCTGGCAACTTTGAATATTTCAGCAGAAAAAATTCCACAACTATTTGATATCAATAGACAATTAGAGAAAAGTAGTGGATTTAATGGAGTGTATGTTTCTGGTCTGGAAAATGGAGAAAGTTTTTATTCTCTTTTGGCAAAACGATTATTCCCTATTGGGAATTTTATTAGAGATAAAGGAGATTTGAGTTATACACCCGAACCGGATATGATTCATGATCTGTATGGACATATTCCTTTTTTGATTGATAGAGAATACGCTGACTTTTGTCAAAAAATTGGTGAAGTTGCCTGCATGTTTATTGATAATGAAAAAAAATTCCATCAGTTTGAACGGTTTTTCTGGTTTACCATTGAATTTGGCCTCATCAAAACAGATGACGGCCCCCGTGCATTTGGCGCCGGAATTGCATCGTCTATTGGTGAATGTGACTTTGCACTCAGTGGTGGACCTGAAGTAATTGACTTTGATATTGAACTTATGATTAATCAAGAATTTCGAATCGATGAAATGCAGAACAAGCTATTCATATTAGATAATAAAGAACAGCTTTATGGATGTGTTGAAGAACTGGTTCAGAAAGTAAATACTTGA
- a CDS encoding T9SS type A sorting domain-containing protein, whose protein sequence is MKQTTRLMQLLITIALAIISQAPLYADTVTVSIGEVEFDGYPTSVTVPVMVNNPSNTVGGIQFDITGSPDIVDLTTVSGTGNASGFTASFTTYSNGTNRILFYNGTGISPIPANSDTVLLLIYDASSIASSVIELPISNLVVTDSAGVALPSVGVDGKIEIGNVVSFSMDSDSGDITDLVTLHISMVNDGAVGGFQFDLVDEPEYLTLDSVWLATRTENFTLSTSNQSNGTRFIIYNSGNNNVAAGSGEVLNVRFRIDSLAYVGEVEVQIENPVASDSIGGSYWISEATSGSVNVWPGYLDRPHSLTASSGEDAQVTLTWSIPGSGGGGGGGGGTDELPIDQGFEDGEFGNWATIQGGGTPGDATTGPNSYWHISDGNPNTGTYNAQVDWGFNIDTWLMTPSLDLSSETSVSLGFFWNSSYTWHVTNDNGDLFVKVSTDGGTTWGNYLWTFGDIGEWEDFTWYETNLDLSAYAGESNVIVGFHVVADDNGAIYMDDVTITGSDDLIAGFGTIFSARNSEPLSSELKTLALSNGNPTFPNTRETNRDLSGYNIYRSTTSPVDVSSLNFISSVGASAETYEDTDVSNGVDYHYVVTADYGDMGESGPSNEATGTPVEWVEIGIGSGEALSGHPDTLDLTINNDGGISSFGFIVADVPDKLIAVDVLTSDRTNGWIVDVAENSDGEFEVTGFSATGSLLGSGNGAVCKVVVTPFSLEALTLNLTITGAEIVDANGNEMPWSSNAGIFEIDVETQSLMLLNNYGDPGQSVSLSLLLNNTQNVHAVQFNIDDGGAGYVVGSSVNVTNATNGWQISGAIVGGTYQILLFDLSGNNGIGPGTTHLADIEFAISSFAPTGSAVIVNISDVSMTDASSVEMYVESYPASIGVGVPEAIFTITDIVTTASGKVSGYSIGLANTATVGYFEVKVIDLPNALLAIDVQPTTRLSGGTTGSGSIGPGSGEIETGDAYIWGYFNSGGIAPGTGAIADVTVYVDETSGYFGSAMLMITHTAATNESQQVLYSMGMGQSSVALATDTETNVIPKTFSLHQNYPNPFNPATIVSYDLPKASDVRLTVYDMMGRQVKVLIQGHESAGRKQVAWNGTDEKGRAVSAGVYLYRINTGYHSATRKMLLMK, encoded by the coding sequence ATGAAACAAACAACACGACTAATGCAGTTATTAATTACAATTGCTCTGGCTATAATTAGCCAAGCGCCTCTCTATGCTGATACCGTTACGGTTTCAATTGGTGAGGTTGAATTTGATGGGTATCCAACTTCTGTGACGGTGCCGGTTATGGTGAACAATCCATCCAATACTGTGGGTGGAATCCAATTTGATATTACAGGTTCCCCGGATATTGTTGACCTTACTACTGTTTCCGGTACGGGAAATGCATCCGGATTTACCGCATCATTCACCACATATTCAAATGGGACGAATAGAATATTGTTTTACAATGGAACAGGAATAAGCCCGATTCCGGCGAATTCCGACACTGTGTTATTACTTATTTATGATGCTTCTAGCATTGCATCATCCGTAATAGAATTGCCCATTTCCAACCTTGTCGTTACGGATTCGGCCGGAGTGGCTCTCCCATCAGTTGGCGTGGACGGAAAAATTGAAATTGGGAATGTTGTATCTTTTAGTATGGATTCAGATTCAGGTGATATTACAGATTTAGTTACGCTTCACATTTCAATGGTAAATGATGGTGCTGTTGGCGGCTTTCAGTTTGACTTGGTGGATGAACCGGAATATTTAACTTTGGATTCTGTTTGGCTTGCCACCCGTACGGAAAATTTTACTTTATCTACTTCAAACCAATCCAATGGAACGCGATTTATAATTTACAATTCCGGTAATAATAACGTTGCTGCTGGAAGTGGCGAAGTATTGAATGTTCGTTTTCGGATCGACTCATTAGCTTATGTAGGAGAGGTTGAGGTACAAATTGAAAACCCGGTCGCTTCTGATAGTATTGGCGGTTCTTATTGGATTTCTGAAGCTACAAGCGGGTCCGTAAATGTTTGGCCGGGATATTTAGACAGACCACATTCGTTAACTGCTTCATCTGGAGAAGATGCCCAAGTAACTCTGACTTGGAGTATACCAGGATCCGGCGGTGGTGGAGGTGGCGGAGGCGGAACCGACGAACTTCCAATTGACCAAGGGTTTGAAGATGGCGAATTTGGGAACTGGGCAACTATTCAAGGTGGCGGAACACCGGGAGATGCGACAACAGGGCCGAATTCCTATTGGCATATTTCAGATGGAAATCCAAATACCGGGACATACAACGCTCAGGTAGATTGGGGATTTAATATTGACACATGGCTTATGACACCTTCGCTTGATTTAAGTAGTGAAACTTCTGTTTCACTTGGATTTTTTTGGAATTCGAGTTATACATGGCACGTGACCAACGACAATGGTGATTTATTTGTTAAAGTCAGCACCGATGGTGGAACCACTTGGGGTAATTATCTTTGGACTTTCGGAGACATAGGCGAATGGGAAGATTTTACTTGGTATGAAACAAATTTAGATCTTTCCGCTTATGCCGGAGAAAGTAATGTTATAGTCGGCTTTCATGTGGTTGCGGATGATAATGGTGCCATTTATATGGATGATGTAACAATTACTGGATCAGATGATTTAATAGCTGGTTTCGGTACAATTTTTTCCGCAAGGAATTCAGAACCATTATCTTCAGAATTAAAAACTTTAGCATTATCTAACGGAAACCCGACATTTCCCAATACAAGAGAAACAAATCGCGATTTATCAGGTTACAATATTTATCGGTCCACAACATCACCTGTAGATGTTTCTTCTTTGAATTTCATTTCATCAGTCGGCGCATCTGCCGAGACTTATGAGGATACCGATGTCAGTAATGGTGTTGATTACCATTATGTTGTGACTGCTGATTATGGCGATATGGGTGAATCCGGTCCATCTAATGAAGCAACCGGTACCCCTGTCGAGTGGGTTGAAATTGGAATTGGTAGCGGTGAAGCACTTTCAGGTCATCCGGATACTTTGGATCTCACAATTAATAATGACGGCGGAATTTCATCCTTTGGATTTATAGTAGCAGATGTCCCGGACAAACTAATTGCTGTTGATGTATTGACTTCTGACAGAACCAATGGGTGGATTGTAGATGTGGCGGAGAACTCTGATGGTGAATTTGAAGTAACAGGATTTTCGGCCACAGGAAGTCTTTTGGGATCTGGAAACGGTGCGGTTTGTAAAGTTGTAGTTACACCGTTTAGCCTTGAGGCTTTGACGCTGAATCTAACGATCACCGGCGCAGAAATTGTTGATGCCAATGGGAATGAAATGCCGTGGTCTTCAAATGCAGGTATTTTTGAGATTGATGTTGAGACGCAATCATTAATGTTATTAAATAATTATGGTGATCCGGGTCAATCAGTATCTTTGTCGCTACTGCTCAATAATACTCAAAATGTACATGCTGTCCAGTTTAATATTGATGATGGTGGTGCCGGATATGTTGTTGGCTCATCCGTGAATGTGACGAATGCGACGAATGGTTGGCAGATTAGTGGTGCGATTGTTGGTGGAACTTATCAAATTTTACTTTTTGATCTCTCAGGCAATAATGGAATTGGTCCCGGCACAACGCATTTAGCGGATATCGAGTTTGCAATTTCAAGCTTTGCCCCAACCGGATCGGCTGTCATTGTTAACATTTCAGATGTGAGCATGACAGATGCTAGCTCGGTGGAAATGTATGTGGAATCATATCCTGCGTCAATCGGGGTTGGAGTTCCGGAAGCTATTTTTACCATTACGGATATTGTGACGACTGCATCGGGTAAGGTGAGTGGTTATTCTATTGGGCTCGCAAACACAGCGACTGTGGGATATTTTGAAGTAAAAGTCATTGATTTACCAAATGCGTTACTTGCTATTGATGTTCAGCCTACTACTAGATTATCAGGAGGAACAACAGGTTCCGGATCTATCGGTCCTGGTTCAGGTGAAATTGAAACAGGCGATGCATACATTTGGGGTTATTTCAATTCAGGAGGCATTGCACCGGGCACGGGGGCGATTGCAGATGTAACAGTCTATGTTGATGAAACGTCCGGATATTTTGGTAGCGCAATGTTAATGATAACTCATACAGCTGCCACGAATGAAAGCCAACAAGTTCTGTATTCTATGGGAATGGGACAAAGTAGTGTGGCATTAGCCACGGATACTGAAACAAATGTTATCCCAAAAACATTTAGCCTACATCAGAATTATCCAAATCCCTTTAACCCGGCAACCATTGTATCTTACGATTTACCAAAGGCATCTGATGTCCGTCTTACCGTGTATGATATGATGGGAAGACAAGTTAAAGTTTTAATTCAGGGGCATGAGTCTGCTGGTAGAAAACAAGTCGCATGGAATGGAACGGATGAAAAAGGTCGAGCAGTTAGTGCAGGTGTTTATCTTTACAGGATTAACACAGGATATCACTCCGCTACTCGAAAAATGCTTCTCATGAAATAA
- a CDS encoding HEAT repeat domain-containing protein, which produces MTPFDPINPPKDKQSILKVVVHSFFVVPLIIAGFALLVFLMVRILTDEPRTAEDYLVDVKVGGNTKRWQGAFELSKILSNPKLVPNDPRFEEEMISAFEYAKHDRDPRVRQYLALAMGQPGKTAYLQPLINALNDDEVIIASATRAIGLIGSSDGVQPLIELLEHSLPQVKLQAVIGLGIIGERSAIPHLIRTLEDLEPNIRWDSAIALAKMQNNAGKKILLDLLDRSYLDSFPNIDAGEQDQAILITVKASRWILDPELKQSLIKLRDFDRNLHIRNAARKILKEKES; this is translated from the coding sequence ATGACACCATTTGATCCGATAAATCCTCCAAAGGATAAACAATCCATATTGAAAGTTGTAGTCCACAGCTTTTTTGTGGTTCCTCTAATTATTGCGGGGTTTGCATTGTTGGTGTTTCTCATGGTGCGGATACTTACGGATGAACCTCGGACGGCAGAAGATTACTTGGTAGATGTAAAAGTAGGCGGTAACACCAAACGGTGGCAAGGCGCCTTTGAATTATCTAAAATATTATCCAATCCCAAATTAGTTCCAAATGATCCACGGTTTGAGGAAGAAATGATATCAGCATTTGAGTATGCTAAACACGATCGTGACCCTCGAGTAAGACAATATTTAGCTTTGGCAATGGGGCAACCAGGGAAAACAGCTTATTTACAACCTCTAATCAATGCATTAAATGATGATGAGGTTATCATTGCATCAGCTACGAGAGCAATTGGCCTTATCGGTAGTTCGGACGGCGTTCAACCACTAATAGAATTACTGGAACATTCCTTACCACAAGTTAAACTGCAGGCAGTTATTGGTTTAGGGATTATTGGTGAAAGATCTGCAATTCCGCATTTAATACGAACACTTGAAGATTTAGAACCAAATATTCGTTGGGATTCAGCGATTGCTTTAGCAAAGATGCAAAATAATGCCGGAAAGAAAATTTTATTAGACCTCTTGGATAGAAGTTATTTAGATTCTTTTCCAAATATTGATGCTGGAGAGCAAGATCAGGCTATTTTGATTACTGTGAAAGCTTCGCGGTGGATTTTGGATCCTGAATTAAAACAATCATTAATAAAGCTAAGAGATTTCGATAGAAATCTGCATATACGAAATGCGGCTAGAAAGATATTGAAGGAAAAAGAAAGTTAG